A genomic window from Balaenoptera acutorostrata chromosome 20, mBalAcu1.1, whole genome shotgun sequence includes:
- the NXPH3 gene encoding neurexophilin-3, whose protein sequence is MQLTRCCFVFLVQGSLYLVICGQDDGPPGSEDPEHDDPESQPRPRMPRKRGHMSPKSRPMANSTLLGLLAPPGEAWGVLGQPPSRPNHSPPPSAKVKKIFGWGDFYSNIKTVALNLLVTGKIVDHGNGTFSVHFRHNATGQGNISISLVPPSKAVEFHQEQQIFIEAKASKIFNCRMEWEKVERGRRISLCTHDPAKTCSRDHAQSSATWSCSQPFKVVCVYIAFYSTDYRLVQKVCPDYNYHSDTPYYPSG, encoded by the exons ATGCAACTGACTCGCTGCTGCTTCGTGTTCCTAGTGCAGGGCAGCCTCTATCTG GTCATCTGTGGCCAGGATGATGGTCCGCCTGGCTCAGAGGACCCTGAGCATGATGACCCTGAGAGCCAGCCCCGGCCCCGGATGCCTCGAAAGCGGGGCCACATGTCACCTAAGTCCCGTCCCATGGCCAACTCTACTCTCCTAGGGCTGCTGGCTCCACCTGGGGAGGCATGGGGGGTCCTCGGGCAGCCCCCCAGCCGCCCGAACCACAGCCCCCCACCGTCGGCCAAAGTGAAGAAAATCTTTGGCTGGGGTGACTTCTACTCCAACATCAAGACGGTAGCCCTGAACCTGCTCGTCACGGGGAAGATCGTGGACCACGGCAATGGGACCTTCAGCGTCCACTTCCGACACAATGCCACGGGCCAGGGCAACATCTCCATCAGCCTCGTGCCCCCCAGTAAAGCTGTAGAGTTCCACCAGGAGCAGCAGATCTTCATTGAAGCCAAGGCCTCCAAAATCTTCAACTGCCGGATGGAGTGGGAGAAGGTGGAACGGGGCCGCCGGATCTCGCTCTGCACCCACGACCCAGCCAAGACCTGCTCCCGAGACCACGCTCAGAGCTCAGCCACCTGGAGTTGCTCCCAGCCCTTCAAAGTCGTCTGTGTCTACATCGCCTTCTACAGCACAGACTATAGGCTGGTCCAGAAGGTGTGCCCAGATTACAACTACCACAGCGATACTCCCTACTACCCCTCCGGGTGA